One genomic window of Methanosarcina acetivorans C2A includes the following:
- a CDS encoding IS1634-like element ISMac12 family transposase, with translation MKPFTRVKVIKGIEYLYEITPYYDPVEKKIRQKSKYLGKLVNDQPIKVRSQKKPLISIPEKVLSYGEYLPLLKIIGELKLDLLLSKSFSEKQAWSILTLAMNHIIKPLAYDHIEEWYEGTVLSKDHPELPLSSQSISNLLDSIGNSAVHIDFAKSLIKEVCTSNTLIYDITSISTYSQMISLLEYGYNRDNLDLPQINFSMIVDKEKGIPVMYDLYPGSISDVTTLKNTIKKLQEEGVHDYTLIMDKGFISTANIESLVSNDLSFIVPPSQTIKSVKEKTSEIHKTIYDPQNLNVYEGEPIFTMQVDINVGELNVKGYAYYDQKREHQERNSFFKGLHATLEMLEKVDLRRWMDLKMVFISLAKRYASYLTWKVKDNKFEIKVKKNAVSQRVNKMGKFILLYRGNLEWDECLSLYRSKDIVEKGFYFLKNYIEVPPANVKKNSTLKGHLFICFVSLIIRMKLMKEMKEAKLNKKFSVESLIVQLEKNKILLLSEGEQIVMERTKKQKEILDALGICA, from the coding sequence ATGAAGCCATTTACAAGAGTCAAAGTAATAAAAGGAATTGAATACCTCTATGAGATCACTCCTTATTACGATCCTGTAGAAAAGAAAATCCGACAGAAAAGCAAGTATCTTGGGAAACTTGTGAACGACCAACCAATAAAAGTTCGCTCTCAAAAGAAACCACTGATATCTATCCCTGAAAAGGTACTCTCCTATGGAGAGTACCTTCCCCTCTTAAAAATCATAGGAGAGTTAAAACTTGATCTGCTGCTTAGCAAAAGCTTCTCAGAAAAACAAGCGTGGTCGATCTTAACTCTTGCGATGAATCACATAATAAAACCGCTAGCTTATGATCACATTGAAGAATGGTATGAAGGTACTGTTCTCTCTAAGGATCATCCTGAACTACCTCTTTCCTCTCAATCCATTTCAAACCTTCTGGACTCTATTGGAAATAGTGCTGTACATATTGATTTTGCAAAGTCCTTGATAAAAGAGGTATGCACTTCCAATACTCTCATTTATGACATCACCTCCATTTCGACCTATTCACAGATGATTAGCCTGCTGGAGTACGGTTATAACAGAGATAATCTCGATTTGCCACAAATAAATTTCTCGATGATCGTGGATAAGGAAAAAGGGATTCCTGTGATGTACGATCTGTATCCAGGAAGCATATCGGATGTAACTACATTAAAAAACACGATCAAGAAGCTTCAGGAGGAAGGAGTCCATGATTATACTTTAATCATGGACAAAGGCTTCATTTCAACAGCTAACATAGAATCACTTGTGTCCAACGATCTTTCTTTCATAGTCCCACCTTCACAAACGATTAAAAGTGTGAAGGAAAAAACGTCCGAGATACACAAAACGATATATGACCCGCAAAATCTCAATGTCTACGAAGGTGAACCTATATTCACGATGCAAGTCGACATTAACGTTGGAGAGTTGAACGTAAAAGGTTATGCCTATTACGATCAAAAGCGAGAACATCAGGAAAGAAATAGTTTTTTCAAAGGTCTGCATGCAACGCTTGAGATGCTTGAAAAGGTAGATTTAAGACGTTGGATGGATCTTAAAATGGTGTTTATTAGTCTGGCAAAGAGATATGCTTCTTATTTGACATGGAAAGTCAAGGACAATAAGTTTGAAATTAAAGTAAAGAAGAATGCAGTGTCACAACGAGTAAACAAGATGGGAAAATTCATCCTGCTGTATAGGGGAAATCTGGAGTGGGATGAGTGCCTTTCACTTTACAGAAGCAAAGATATAGTTGAGAAAGGATTTTATTTCCTTAAAAATTACATAGAAGTTCCACCGGCAAATGTCAAGAAAAACAGCACTTTAAAAGGGCATCTGTTCATCTGCTTTGTTTCTTTGATCATTAGAATGAAGCTGATGAAGGAAATGAAAGAGGCAAAACTCAACAAGAAGTTCTCTGTTGAAAGCTTGATCGTGCAACTTGAAAAGAACAAAATTCTCCTTCTGTCAGAAGGAGAACAAATTGTCATGGAAAGGACAAAAAAGCAAAAAGAAATATTAGATGCGCTTGGAATATGTGCCTAA
- a CDS encoding serine hydrolase, with protein MNEGELEGKKVLSPSLIRELSTPRTPVPSGYDNGSYGYGLYLYEHRGVDVVGHKGGLEGFTCQFLMVPEHLFAVIVMTNTYGSELHESIEQAMELFLPLDTETPADRPEDTETVASFPISEEEMASYEGSYFNTPNLSLELVGKDGQIFLKLGELETPVKKVGEHRFATYHPLTQQPVEFVLVPGEDGKTAYLCI; from the coding sequence ATGAATGAAGGAGAACTTGAAGGGAAAAAAGTGCTTTCACCTTCGCTTATCCGGGAACTTTCCACCCCCCGCACTCCGGTTCCTAGCGGCTATGATAATGGAAGTTATGGCTACGGGCTTTACCTTTACGAGCACCGCGGTGTGGATGTAGTGGGACACAAGGGAGGCCTGGAAGGGTTTACCTGCCAGTTTTTAATGGTACCGGAGCACCTTTTTGCAGTGATCGTCATGACCAATACCTACGGCTCCGAACTTCACGAAAGTATTGAACAAGCAATGGAACTCTTCTTGCCCCTGGATACGGAAACGCCGGCAGACAGGCCGGAAGATACAGAAACAGTCGCATCTTTCCCGATAAGCGAAGAAGAGATGGCCTCTTATGAGGGCAGCTATTTCAACACCCCGAACCTTTCCCTGGAACTTGTAGGAAAAGACGGCCAGATCTTCCTGAAACTGGGCGAACTTGAAACCCCTGTCAAAAAAGTCGGAGAGCATCGTTTCGCCACATATCACCCGCTTACGCAGCAGCCTGTGGAATTCGTGCTTGTGCCTGGAGAAGACGGAAAAACTGCCTACCTGTGCATATAG
- a CDS encoding DUF3795 domain-containing protein, whose product MGLEELKELKELTAPCGLDCFNCPFYLANDNEELRKQIQAGALSGGYTLSEGEAVCKGCRRENGLIPIRRTHELGLCKVYKCISLKDIESCADCSDFPCDNLHPWADLASVVPHNTKVYNLALIRKMGLEKWAQEKAKSVRETYFNHKFDI is encoded by the coding sequence ATGGGTTTGGAAGAATTGAAAGAATTGAAAGAATTGACCGCACCATGCGGTCTGGACTGCTTTAATTGTCCTTTTTATCTGGCAAATGATAACGAAGAGCTCCGAAAACAAATACAGGCTGGGGCTTTATCAGGCGGATATACCCTGTCAGAGGGAGAAGCTGTTTGTAAAGGATGTAGAAGGGAAAACGGCCTCATCCCTATTCGTCGTACGCATGAGCTGGGACTGTGCAAAGTATATAAGTGCATCAGTCTCAAAGACATTGAGTCGTGTGCCGACTGTTCGGATTTTCCTTGCGACAACCTTCATCCTTGGGCAGACCTTGCATCGGTGGTCCCGCATAACACAAAGGTGTATAATCTGGCGCTGATAAGGAAGATGGGCCTGGAGAAATGGGCTCAAGAGAAAGCAAAGTCTGTCAGGGAGACATACTTCAATCATAAGTTCGACATTTAG
- a CDS encoding MoaD/ThiS family protein has protein sequence MSKKVHVRIQAGALCGAMEEISEQTVEIGENLTYENLLDILGINDGTVIVLNEGNAVPLDGIISSDKLTVMRVVSGG, from the coding sequence GTGAGTAAAAAAGTACATGTACGAATCCAGGCTGGAGCTCTCTGTGGGGCCATGGAAGAGATTTCTGAGCAGACCGTAGAAATCGGTGAGAACCTTACCTACGAAAATCTGCTCGATATATTGGGAATAAATGATGGAACTGTAATCGTATTAAACGAAGGTAATGCTGTTCCCCTTGACGGGATAATAAGTTCCGACAAACTTACAGTCATGAGAGTTGTTTCAGGGGGCTGA
- a CDS encoding ABC transporter ATP-binding protein — MTSKNNSLQILYFLFRPHRKLLGIYFVSLLVFSLLDVLRVFLIYPLINYGLNINQNSTLIDRIYQSVSFGNLHPFLVYAIVLSIISIIIAGVEVSVSYLGSKTFATVRDTTDRSVFNKLKNRPYEYFASHKQGDILYIGQQAVEQTGLAVFNVVGFLQNILFCLFYLSFIFILSFKISTLMLILGAIYVFFMKNIIFSRIYKHSLVLNRFARAKSVIYNEFISGIKTIFITDSIDFWAGNYNKAVYNIRRSYVFAMILQRLPGAANNLLIFQIIALGAAGLYYITDGHFLPYIGIFGTLLLALYRTIPALNACQSQFGTIVQQLPAIEAVYNFLQENNSESIYLNNVPKKEFRFQNSIIFKNAFFRYNDTQKYTIKNLSFTIKKSTKTAIVGNSGAGKTTIANLLALLYQPTSGEIIIDETNLNEFKHSDYLKRLGYLGQETFIYHDSIKENIRFGLDCNDDEIIEAAKLADAHEFIMSTSEGYETIIGDQGIKLSGGQRQRIAIARIILRKPEILLLDEATSSLDNIAEQRVMESIDRISKDMTVITIAHRLSTVKNADVIYVLREGEIVESGKHDELLELKGEYYNLYNKAPIFSSSSPDLSTKVIC, encoded by the coding sequence ATGACCAGTAAGAATAATTCGCTTCAAATACTCTATTTCCTGTTCAGGCCACATAGGAAACTGTTAGGCATCTATTTCGTAAGTCTTCTTGTCTTCAGCTTGTTGGATGTTTTGAGGGTGTTTCTCATCTATCCGCTTATTAACTATGGGCTCAACATTAATCAGAATTCCACTTTAATTGACAGGATTTATCAGTCTGTTAGCTTTGGAAATCTTCATCCATTTCTTGTATATGCTATTGTGCTCAGTATTATAAGTATAATAATTGCAGGAGTAGAAGTAAGCGTTTCATATCTTGGGAGCAAAACATTTGCTACTGTAAGAGATACAACTGATCGCTCGGTTTTTAATAAACTGAAAAATCGGCCATATGAATATTTTGCCAGCCATAAGCAGGGTGATATTCTATATATCGGGCAACAGGCAGTTGAACAGACAGGACTTGCTGTTTTTAATGTGGTGGGGTTTCTTCAGAATATACTGTTTTGTCTGTTCTACCTCTCATTTATTTTTATTTTGTCCTTTAAGATCAGTACCTTAATGCTGATTCTCGGAGCCATTTATGTTTTTTTCATGAAAAACATTATTTTTTCGAGGATTTACAAACATTCACTGGTTTTGAACCGCTTCGCACGTGCAAAATCGGTCATATATAACGAGTTTATTTCAGGAATTAAAACAATATTTATTACCGATTCAATCGATTTTTGGGCCGGCAATTATAATAAAGCGGTATATAATATTAGAAGAAGTTACGTATTTGCTATGATTCTTCAACGACTTCCAGGCGCAGCAAATAACCTTCTAATTTTTCAGATTATTGCACTTGGGGCTGCAGGGCTTTATTATATAACTGATGGTCATTTTTTACCATACATAGGAATATTTGGAACGCTCCTGCTTGCTCTTTACAGGACAATACCCGCCCTAAACGCTTGCCAGTCACAGTTTGGTACAATAGTACAGCAGCTTCCTGCAATTGAAGCCGTATACAATTTTCTGCAGGAGAACAATAGTGAGAGCATTTATCTTAATAATGTGCCGAAGAAAGAATTCCGGTTCCAAAACTCGATTATTTTCAAAAATGCCTTTTTCAGATACAATGACACTCAAAAATATACTATCAAGAACTTGTCGTTTACAATTAAAAAAAGCACAAAAACTGCAATCGTAGGTAATTCCGGTGCCGGAAAAACTACAATTGCAAACCTGCTAGCGCTTTTGTATCAGCCGACATCCGGAGAAATCATCATCGATGAAACAAATCTTAATGAATTTAAACATTCGGATTATTTAAAGAGATTGGGGTATCTCGGGCAGGAGACATTTATTTATCACGACTCCATCAAAGAAAATATCAGGTTTGGTCTGGATTGCAATGATGACGAAATTATCGAAGCTGCAAAACTTGCCGATGCCCATGAATTCATTATGTCGACTTCTGAAGGTTACGAGACAATTATTGGTGACCAGGGCATCAAACTTTCAGGAGGACAACGGCAACGTATTGCAATTGCACGGATAATCTTGCGAAAGCCTGAAATTTTGCTCCTGGATGAAGCAACAAGTTCACTTGATAACATAGCTGAACAGCGTGTGATGGAATCAATTGATAGAATCTCAAAGGATATGACAGTAATAACCATCGCACACCGGTTGTCCACGGTAAAAAATGCGGATGTAATTTATGTACTAAGAGAAGGAGAGATTGTTGAGAGTGGAAAACACGATGAGTTGCTTGAATTAAAGGGTGAGTATTATAACCTTTATAACAAGGCACCTATATTTTCTAGCAGCTCTCCTGATTTATCAACTAAAGTTATATGTTAA
- a CDS encoding IS1 family transposase (programmed frameshift) gives MNCPRCKNSNHTKNGIVCGRQRYKCHDCGYNYSVELKSTASSPLVKRQALQLYLEGLGFRSIGRFLGVSHVSVQKWIKKFGQEIEELKSENEKSIVELDEMHTYIGNKKYCWIWIAVDRVGKKFINCSFGSRGTKTGQLLWEKLKKKEIGEVMTDPWRAYAEFIPETIHTQSKAETYTVEGYNGILRHFLARLRRKIKCYTKSLEMLKYSVLLLMKHRNKELSIFN, from the exons ATGAACTGCCCAAGATGCAAAAATTCCAATCACACAAAAAACGGTATAGTTTGTGGACGTCAACGTTACAAATGCCACGATTGTGGATATAACTATTCAGTCGAGCTAAAATCAACAGCTAGTTCTCCTTTAGTTAAGAGACAGGCTTTGCAACTTTATCTTGAGGGATTAGGATTTCGCTCAATAGGACGATTTTTAGGGGTAAGTCATGTTTCTGTCCAAAAATGGATAAAGAAATTTGGTCAGGAGATAGAGGAGCTAAAAAGCGAAAATGAGAAATCTATTGTTGAACTGGATGAGATGCACACTTACATCGGTAAC AAAAAATATTGCTGGATCTGGATTGCTGTTGATAGAGTTGGGAAAAAGTTCATCAACTGCTCTTTTGGTAGCAGAGGAACGAAAACTGGACAACTACTCTGGGAAAAATTAAAGAAGAAAGAGATTGGAGAAGTGATGACTGATCCCTGGAGGGCATATGCAGAGTTTATTCCTGAAACTATTCATACTCAATCCAAAGCAGAAACGTATACAGTTGAAGGATATAACGGCATATTAAGACACTTTCTGGCAAGGTTGAGACGAAAGATAAAGTGTTATACGAAGAGTCTTGAAATGCTAAAGTACTCTGTTCTTCTATTGATGAAACACAGAAATAAAGAGTTATCTATATTTAATTAA
- a CDS encoding NifB/NifX family molybdenum-iron cluster-binding protein has translation MEIKAMKVAVISTDGKVINQHFGKASRFYIFEIGEGKIQFLEVRECTPLCGSADYGNPEEVLNKTISVILDCEALLCARIGSKPQEELRKKGIEPIEAPYLIDEALNNILTGE, from the coding sequence ATGGAGATTAAAGCAATGAAAGTCGCTGTTATTTCAACTGACGGTAAGGTTATCAATCAGCATTTTGGAAAAGCATCCCGTTTTTACATATTTGAGATCGGCGAGGGCAAAATCCAATTCCTGGAAGTAAGAGAGTGCACACCTCTATGCGGCTCGGCAGATTACGGGAATCCGGAGGAGGTTTTGAATAAAACAATTTCTGTGATTTTAGACTGTGAAGCTTTACTGTGCGCCAGGATCGGGAGCAAGCCGCAGGAAGAATTAAGGAAAAAAGGGATCGAACCAATAGAAGCTCCATATTTGATTGATGAAGCTTTAAACAATATCCTTACCGGTGAATAA
- a CDS encoding NUDIX domain-containing protein — MSTYSNGILLFRFRDERLEVMLVHPGGPIWAKKDHGVWSTPKGLPEEHESPIDSAKR; from the coding sequence ATGAGTACATATAGCAATGGCATTCTTTTATTCAGGTTCAGGGATGAGAGACTCGAAGTAATGCTGGTTCACCCCGGTGGTCCAATCTGGGCAAAAAAAGACCATGGTGTGTGGTCGACACCCAAAGGGTTGCCCGAAGAGCATGAATCCCCTATTGATTCGGCGAAAAGATAA
- a CDS encoding transposase, producing the protein MIKIVGKGYKYFLLQLSDFLEITKTIVVSLKSVEGRKKYEKIFGRKFEDKKDNSRILTVHVNQSTLASFIGNFFEKTICITTFKDHFLFKNSKFKIMFLKSDKKNKKKAENSRLCVISTYQRVLSDFFEGMINVLKRKINVPYKVKPLIVKSKDYMENVLPLSQILAFQNLKKFRGYLRNIFELNPLLGSYFNDIQVSMVYKPQLEELSFNNIFKLELSRCKLGYSNLESFIRDYNQNQALRNELKIKSGEKITLSSYRRNLKIIYPYLDRYAELLIQECRNLNLIGDKIWIWDRRFFECNCSGLKNKETGQLSDPDAGHYVKKTGKFNVLSGTGYTDTCIVDSWWGLPVYWDAVNASKNDNTIFQDTINQCMKSATEKPFFVIADAGPDSHLSNETVIEKGVIPVIAARANSVGNILKTEKGNHFRAQYVPRIYHKLLGKLYNIRTTVERKNSNDVVGYNRSKTPTRGSEWAKIYVSISNIAALLTALTAFKVGRHDLIRAPGAFRT; encoded by the coding sequence ATGATAAAAATTGTTGGTAAGGGATATAAGTATTTTTTGCTTCAGTTGAGTGACTTTTTAGAGATTACAAAAACAATAGTTGTAAGCTTGAAGAGTGTTGAAGGCAGGAAAAAATATGAAAAGATATTTGGAAGAAAATTCGAAGACAAAAAGGATAATTCCAGAATCCTTACCGTTCACGTTAACCAGTCAACGCTTGCAAGCTTTATAGGTAATTTTTTTGAAAAAACGATATGTATCACCACTTTCAAGGACCATTTTCTTTTTAAAAATTCAAAATTTAAAATTATGTTCCTGAAGAGTGATAAAAAGAATAAGAAAAAAGCAGAAAACAGTAGACTTTGTGTCATATCTACGTATCAAAGAGTACTGTCTGATTTCTTTGAGGGCATGATAAATGTCCTCAAACGGAAAATTAATGTCCCTTACAAGGTTAAACCTTTAATTGTGAAGAGTAAGGACTATATGGAGAATGTTCTTCCTCTGAGTCAAATACTCGCTTTTCAAAATCTTAAAAAATTTAGAGGATATTTGAGGAACATTTTTGAATTAAACCCTTTGCTTGGTTCTTATTTTAATGACATTCAGGTATCAATGGTGTATAAACCTCAACTTGAAGAATTATCTTTCAATAATATTTTCAAGCTAGAGTTATCAAGATGCAAACTTGGATATTCTAATCTTGAATCATTTATCAGAGATTACAACCAGAACCAAGCTCTAAGGAATGAATTAAAAATCAAAAGCGGAGAAAAGATTACTCTTTCTTCTTATCGACGAAACCTAAAAATAATTTATCCTTATCTGGACAGATATGCAGAATTACTGATCCAAGAATGTAGAAATCTTAACCTTATTGGTGACAAAATCTGGATTTGGGATCGAAGATTTTTTGAGTGTAATTGCAGTGGTTTGAAAAATAAAGAGACTGGACAGCTTTCCGATCCAGATGCTGGACATTATGTCAAGAAAACAGGTAAATTTAATGTATTATCAGGAACAGGATACACTGATACATGTATTGTTGATAGCTGGTGGGGTTTACCTGTTTATTGGGATGCAGTAAATGCTAGCAAAAATGACAACACCATATTTCAGGATACAATAAATCAATGTATGAAATCAGCAACAGAAAAACCGTTTTTTGTGATCGCTGATGCAGGACCTGATAGTCATCTTTCCAATGAAACAGTAATTGAGAAAGGGGTTATTCCAGTCATAGCTGCAAGAGCGAACAGTGTTGGAAATATCTTGAAAACAGAAAAGGGGAACCACTTCAGAGCTCAATACGTCCCAAGAATTTATCATAAATTGCTTGGAAAATTGTACAATATAAGAACCACTGTTGAAAGGAAAAATTCAAACGATGTTGTTGGATACAATAGATCAAAAACACCAACCAGAGGAAGTGAATGGGCTAAAATCTATGTATCGATAAGCAATATTGCCGCATTACTTACGGCACTTACAGCTTTTAAAGTTGGAAGACATGATCTGATAAGAGCACCAGGAGCTTTTAGAACCTGA
- a CDS encoding TetR/AcrR family transcriptional regulator: MALAERRQRERDQRREDIINAAEKLFFSRGYDNVSMDEIASEVELSKPALYYYFKDKESLFFAVVNRGVKIFRDITTEELKNSQTSGLKVGAINLATARFNQEYPDYAKAHVHFWSGRFDLSNDKDLSPDAKEIIEFSCENYRIIHSIIKNGIEDGTFRSDANPLLTAVLIGLISIGIPHMSPSIKTFMETHGITAQQFNLEVADLAYRMVMHIQEGDENIRSRKSGSDI, translated from the coding sequence ATGGCACTGGCAGAAAGAAGACAGCGAGAAAGAGATCAGAGACGTGAAGATATCATTAATGCAGCTGAAAAACTTTTCTTTTCACGAGGTTACGATAACGTCTCAATGGACGAGATTGCAAGCGAAGTTGAGTTGAGTAAGCCTGCATTGTATTATTACTTCAAAGATAAAGAGTCGCTTTTTTTTGCTGTCGTTAACCGTGGAGTCAAAATCTTCCGTGATATTACCACGGAGGAATTGAAAAACTCGCAGACCAGTGGTCTCAAGGTCGGAGCAATAAACCTGGCAACAGCCCGGTTTAATCAGGAATATCCCGACTATGCTAAAGCCCATGTTCATTTCTGGTCAGGAAGATTTGATCTGTCGAATGACAAAGATTTGAGTCCTGATGCAAAAGAGATCATTGAGTTCTCCTGTGAGAACTACAGGATAATACATTCCATAATAAAAAACGGGATCGAGGATGGGACCTTTAGATCAGATGCAAATCCACTCTTGACGGCTGTCTTAATTGGCTTGATCAGCATAGGTATTCCGCACATGAGTCCCTCTATAAAAACGTTCATGGAAACTCATGGGATTACTGCGCAACAATTCAATCTGGAAGTTGCAGATCTTGCGTACCGCATGGTCATGCATATCCAAGAGGGGGATGAAAATATCCGTTCCAGAAAGTCAGGTTCCGATATATGA
- a CDS encoding transposase, giving the protein MDHSNRCNWIYEFLCKSLSFSKNREARRSFLKTSISVDIDKKVVLGWKISQKTDHDVKHAKALIGQSNKSRKSECYVMNKGYDSEKIHVLIREEIKADSIIPLRVRKRKKIKGKYRKQLNLRFDKIKYNKRNIAETTFSVVKRKFGEALRARRFFNHVKEIKIRYC; this is encoded by the coding sequence ATCGATCACAGCAATCGATGCAACTGGATTTACGAGTTCTTATGCAAGTCATTATCATTCTCGAAGAATAGGGAAGCTCGAAGGAGCTTCCTGAAAACTTCAATATCAGTAGACATTGATAAAAAAGTAGTATTAGGATGGAAAATTAGTCAGAAAACAGATCATGATGTCAAACATGCAAAAGCTCTGATAGGACAATCAAATAAGTCAAGAAAATCTGAATGTTATGTGATGAATAAAGGATATGATTCTGAAAAAATTCATGTCTTAATTAGGGAAGAAATCAAAGCAGACTCAATCATACCTTTAAGAGTAAGAAAGAGAAAGAAAATCAAAGGAAAATACAGAAAACAATTGAATTTAAGATTTGATAAAATTAAATACAATAAACGGAACATAGCGGAAACAACGTTTTCTGTTGTCAAAAGGAAGTTTGGAGAAGCACTAAGGGCGAGAAGGTTCTTTAATCATGTCAAAGAAATAAAAATTAGGTATTGTTAA
- a CDS encoding IS481-like element ISMac4 family transposase: MKLNGKKIRWIIAQKSKGESTSTIAEIQGISARRVQQIYKEYVETGQLPQVGINLGRPKNPLSSSDKELIDQTYSDYKFGACYLEILIEGKYNRKISHNRIHNYLLSMDLAKENRKKKQRRKWCRYEREHSMSAAHIDWHENPLLGLQVCAILDDSSRMIIAGGEYVHCNTENTIKVIDELVKEYWDIYPLRELIMDHGSEFGAHRINKDGSWDSDFKRCIEELGIKPILARVRHPQTNGKIEKWFDTYQRFRGEFESFEEFVQWYNKRPHGALKLEQLESPQEAFWNRLPVEAKFRIGVRLFGW, translated from the coding sequence GTGAAACTTAATGGAAAAAAGATACGTTGGATCATTGCTCAAAAATCGAAAGGTGAATCTACCTCGACGATAGCTGAGATCCAGGGGATCTCAGCCCGTCGAGTTCAGCAGATCTACAAAGAATACGTTGAAACTGGTCAGCTTCCTCAAGTTGGCATTAATCTTGGAAGACCAAAGAACCCCTTATCCTCCTCTGATAAGGAATTGATTGACCAAACTTACTCTGATTATAAGTTTGGAGCCTGTTACCTTGAGATTCTCATCGAAGGCAAATATAATCGTAAGATATCTCATAACAGAATCCATAACTATCTACTTAGCATGGACCTTGCCAAGGAAAACCGAAAAAAGAAACAGAGAAGAAAATGGTGTAGATACGAACGCGAACACAGCATGTCTGCTGCACACATCGATTGGCATGAGAATCCCCTGTTAGGACTGCAAGTCTGTGCCATTCTTGATGATTCATCAAGAATGATAATTGCAGGTGGAGAGTACGTTCATTGCAACACGGAGAACACCATTAAAGTGATTGATGAACTTGTCAAAGAGTACTGGGACATATACCCTTTAAGAGAGCTCATTATGGATCATGGAAGTGAATTCGGGGCTCACAGGATTAATAAGGATGGTTCATGGGATAGTGACTTTAAAAGATGCATTGAAGAACTTGGAATCAAACCAATACTTGCAAGGGTAAGACATCCTCAGACAAACGGAAAAATAGAGAAATGGTTCGATACATATCAAAGGTTTAGAGGAGAGTTTGAATCATTTGAAGAATTCGTACAGTGGTATAACAAGAGGCCACATGGAGCTTTGAAACTTGAACAGTTAGAATCGCCACAGGAAGCATTCTGGAATAGATTACCAGTTGAGGCAAAGTTCAGAATAGGAGTGAGATTGTTTGGGTGGTGA
- a CDS encoding inorganic phosphate transporter, whose translation MDLLVIAIILAGLYMAWNIGANDLANAMGTSVGTGALTIKQVIVIAAVFEFLGAVFFGKRVTSTIAKGIVPIDMISSIHPDIVVLGMLAAILAASFWVTLATFYNLPVSTSHSIVGSVLGFGLVAAYNGSISFSDIHWGELTRIIASWFISPVLGAFLAFLIFTMIRSLYLHRASDLPSVEKKFIFLQLITACYIAFAHGSNDVANAVGPLSAALNVMGVTGTEIPIWVLVMGGLGMVIGMATWGYKVVETIGSKITELTPTRGFSAQFATASVVLLHSYSSLPISTTHTLVGSVIGVGLAGGIAAVDLGVIWRIISSWIATVPIAALTSAIIFVGLEVIFL comes from the coding sequence ATGGATTTACTTGTCATAGCAATTATCCTTGCAGGCTTATATATGGCCTGGAACATAGGGGCAAACGACCTCGCAAATGCTATGGGGACTTCAGTAGGAACGGGTGCCCTAACAATTAAGCAGGTCATTGTCATTGCCGCTGTGTTCGAATTCCTGGGTGCCGTGTTCTTCGGAAAACGGGTTACATCAACAATTGCAAAGGGAATCGTTCCCATTGATATGATCAGCAGCATCCACCCGGATATCGTGGTGCTGGGGATGCTGGCTGCAATTCTTGCCGCAAGTTTCTGGGTAACTCTCGCAACTTTTTACAATCTTCCCGTTTCAACCAGCCATTCTATTGTTGGTTCGGTACTCGGCTTCGGGCTGGTTGCAGCTTATAATGGTAGCATCTCTTTTTCTGACATCCACTGGGGAGAACTCACGAGAATTATTGCCAGCTGGTTTATATCACCGGTTCTTGGAGCTTTTCTTGCGTTTCTGATCTTTACTATGATAAGGAGCCTTTACCTGCACAGAGCATCGGATCTGCCTAGCGTCGAGAAAAAATTCATATTCTTACAGCTCATAACTGCCTGTTATATCGCATTTGCGCACGGGTCAAATGATGTCGCAAACGCTGTAGGTCCTCTCTCTGCCGCACTTAACGTGATGGGAGTAACAGGAACCGAAATCCCTATCTGGGTGCTTGTAATGGGCGGTCTCGGCATGGTAATAGGTATGGCAACCTGGGGCTATAAGGTGGTTGAAACCATAGGGTCAAAGATCACGGAACTCACCCCGACGCGCGGCTTTTCCGCACAGTTTGCAACCGCGTCGGTTGTCCTGCTCCACAGTTACAGTTCCCTTCCGATATCAACCACACACACCCTTGTAGGTTCGGTAATCGGCGTGGGGCTTGCAGGAGGTATTGCAGCCGTTGACCTTGGCGTAATCTGGAGGATTATTTCTTCCTGGATAGCAACAGTCCCCATAGCTGCCCTTACATCGGCAATAATCTTTGTAGGGCTCGAGGTGATCTTTTTATGA